One segment of Clavelina lepadiformis chromosome 2, kaClaLepa1.1, whole genome shotgun sequence DNA contains the following:
- the LOC143446631 gene encoding uncharacterized protein LOC143446631 isoform X2 yields MSKTPRTPRAKSSGIRPLGAIHYNRGLHHVGTSPKANDPALLINQLQTNPTTVVNNGRDIAKEREYQVKERKFKDQITSLEKLIAELRQEIKRKSEECQELQTTISKQAKDFDIRFMQCQDEHNQTKEILSIAQEEVKHGKKRLESTVETYEFKIKNIIDDYEKKLRDLQESKERELAEKDEKMKLLKQRMAESLGKNSQERQQQLEELKKDLIKQAQEARNLQQKLKHLQLKPPQCGNCAKLEDKLEEKQLQLRLKEKTITDLQGIGKKMQIQLHQQHKSVVLKDIRRNETFSEVCTRLGLKQPQTKIICEYSGDQL; encoded by the exons ATGTCGAAAACACCTAGAACTCCTCGTGCAAAAAGCAGTGGAATTAGGCCTTTGGGTGCAATTCATTACAATCGGGGTCTACATCATGTCGGTACCTCACCAAAAGC AAATGATCCAGCACTTCTCATAAATCAACTTCAAACTAATCCGACTACTGTAGTTAATAATGGACGAGATATTGCAAAGGAAAGAGAGTATCAG gtgaaagaaagaaaatttaagGACCAAATTACTTCACTGGAAAAACTAATTGCAGAACTAcgacaagaaataaaaagaaagtCAGAAGAATGTCAAGAATTACAAACAACTATAAGCAAGCAA GCTAAAGATTTTGATATTCGCTTTATGCAATGCCAAGATGAACACAATCAAACCAAAGAAATACTAAGTATAGCTCAAGAAGAAGTCAAGCATGGAAAAAAACGATTGGAATCAACTGTTGAAACATAtgagtttaaaattaaaaacatcatAGATGAT TATGAAAAGAAATTACGTGATCTGCAAGAATCAAAAGAGAGAGAGCTTGCAGAGAAagatgaaaaaatgaaacttttgaAGCAGAGAATGGCAGAATCTTTGGGAAAAAATTCACA GGAAAGACAACAGCAACTAGAAGAACTTAAGAAGGACCTTATAAAGCAAGCACAAGAAGCAAGAAATCTTCAACAAAAACTCAAACATCTCCAGCTGAAACCACCACAG TGTGGTAACTGTGCGAAACTGGAAGATAAGCTTGAAGAGAAACAACTGCAATTAAgactaaaagaaaaaactaTAACTGATTTACAGGGCATTGggaagaaaatgcaaattcaGCTTCACCAGCAG CATAAATCTGTAGTATTGAAAGATATCAGAAGAAATGAAACCTTCAGTGAAGTGTGTACAAGATTAGGTTTAAAGCAACCACAAACAAAGATCATATGTGAATATTCTGGTGATCAGTTGTAG
- the LOC143446099 gene encoding uncharacterized protein LOC143446099 — protein MSSAPALTAEYLIEIVVDDEECRIKPVSSSALQANDLFQCKYCDEKFKSQRGFEVHQKVKHRGYLGFSSETCSCKTIKSMWVEVCESPDDLTTEAIDYFMNIFATKPNGSELLTTFSIDGISRILRIFGPNADRCKSLEATRKMFDLFLRKIHAENTTELPSSNLTPDEISILEYVGGYILRKLKRNFNLYVTHLYTFPL, from the exons ATGTCGTCTGCACCAGCACTTACTGCagaatatttaattgaaatcgtTGTCGACGATGAAGAGTGTAGAATCAAGCCTGTATCATCTTCTGCTTTGCAAGCTAATGATCTGTTTCA GTGTAAATActgtgatgaaaaatttaaaagtcagCGAGGTTTTGAAGTTCATCAAAAGGTCAAGCATCGTGGTTATTTAG GCTTTTCCTCTGAGACGTGTTcttgcaaaacaattaaaagtaTGTGGGTTGAGGTATGTGAATCACCAGATGATTTGACGACAGAAGCCATTGATTACTTTATGAACATTTTCGCCACCAAACCAAATGGATCTGAGTTGTTGACAACGTTTAGTATAGATGGCATATCTAGAATTCTTCGTATTTTTGGCCCGAATGCAGATCGATGCAAATCACTTGAAGCcacaagaaaaatgtttgatctTTTTCTcag GAAAATACACGCAGAAAATACAACAGAATTGCCATCAAGTAACCTCACTCCTGATGAAATTAGTATTCTCGAGTATGTTGGAGGATATATTCTGCGTAAACTGAAAcgcaattttaatttgtatgtTACACATTTGTACACGTTTCCTCTTTAA
- the LOC143446631 gene encoding uncharacterized protein LOC143446631 isoform X1: MSKTPRTPRAKSSGIRPLGAIHYNRGLHHVGTSPKANDPALLINQLQTNPTTVVNNGRDIAKEREYQLLRKLQLAKEYELYQTRKKAGIAQVKERKFKDQITSLEKLIAELRQEIKRKSEECQELQTTISKQAKDFDIRFMQCQDEHNQTKEILSIAQEEVKHGKKRLESTVETYEFKIKNIIDDYEKKLRDLQESKERELAEKDEKMKLLKQRMAESLGKNSQERQQQLEELKKDLIKQAQEARNLQQKLKHLQLKPPQCGNCAKLEDKLEEKQLQLRLKEKTITDLQGIGKKMQIQLHQQHKSVVLKDIRRNETFSEVCTRLGLKQPQTKIICEYSGDQL; this comes from the exons ATGTCGAAAACACCTAGAACTCCTCGTGCAAAAAGCAGTGGAATTAGGCCTTTGGGTGCAATTCATTACAATCGGGGTCTACATCATGTCGGTACCTCACCAAAAGC AAATGATCCAGCACTTCTCATAAATCAACTTCAAACTAATCCGACTACTGTAGTTAATAATGGACGAGATATTGCAAAGGAAAGAGAGTATCAG TTGTTACGAAAGCTCCAATTAGCAAAAGAATATGAGTTGtaccaaacaagaaaaaaagcaGGAATAGCTCAG gtgaaagaaagaaaatttaagGACCAAATTACTTCACTGGAAAAACTAATTGCAGAACTAcgacaagaaataaaaagaaagtCAGAAGAATGTCAAGAATTACAAACAACTATAAGCAAGCAA GCTAAAGATTTTGATATTCGCTTTATGCAATGCCAAGATGAACACAATCAAACCAAAGAAATACTAAGTATAGCTCAAGAAGAAGTCAAGCATGGAAAAAAACGATTGGAATCAACTGTTGAAACATAtgagtttaaaattaaaaacatcatAGATGAT TATGAAAAGAAATTACGTGATCTGCAAGAATCAAAAGAGAGAGAGCTTGCAGAGAAagatgaaaaaatgaaacttttgaAGCAGAGAATGGCAGAATCTTTGGGAAAAAATTCACA GGAAAGACAACAGCAACTAGAAGAACTTAAGAAGGACCTTATAAAGCAAGCACAAGAAGCAAGAAATCTTCAACAAAAACTCAAACATCTCCAGCTGAAACCACCACAG TGTGGTAACTGTGCGAAACTGGAAGATAAGCTTGAAGAGAAACAACTGCAATTAAgactaaaagaaaaaactaTAACTGATTTACAGGGCATTGggaagaaaatgcaaattcaGCTTCACCAGCAG CATAAATCTGTAGTATTGAAAGATATCAGAAGAAATGAAACCTTCAGTGAAGTGTGTACAAGATTAGGTTTAAAGCAACCACAAACAAAGATCATATGTGAATATTCTGGTGATCAGTTGTAG
- the LOC143445759 gene encoding exocyst complex component 5-like yields MVYMNLITSISFPTAFKMASAELFEDPFDPDEYVERLAWRTHGGGTKGGAQGFNPQQLHDEFVAHIAELRSLDSRIQRKVERLETTLQREARAHADKVTDLQKSNQMAFTHFQSLEDRINYVATKVVHLGDQLEGVNTPRAHAAEALKLMKYFDEFLTGKFTSEVFKNQYKVREAADIVHKLHLIAQELPYDRFAAVKGRIVSKYHSIEQELLSEFTEAHKNNDIAKMKDLALTLSHFKGYQYCIDAFIDESISNAFYNRNEIFTEITTLCAKVYKVILEVFAAPEQVMGKLVTRIYQYKLSDHVNSKLKEHRNTDPEKYLQHLYQLYGKTVELATPLSQYKLGSDSNFLNKITKNIFKTYLDSYITVEESFLKEKAMLISQRFYDSKNHTKKQLHSGIQDLKAVITDKTSIRFGISSSSDQNTGETYLSQELAINLLQETKMGFRRCKTLSSVSDLPGNACRIFHLLLDYLCKQHIEYAIDLGLLAIPSSDPKNEPNIYFLDVVQQTNTIFHLFEKQFSDTLLPLVSSSPSYSDCLQKKKKVRETMEVQLDTGIEKCLQSAIGWMRQILRSTQRKSDFTTDLPPQQQYTNACQNVCKYFKKVIEAIRTSLDGNNVEAVLKELGRHFHRLIYEHLQQYSFTSTGGMMAICDVNEYRICALQLKISFVSSLFEVLHSLCNLLVVAPENLKQVCSGDQLANLDRTVLHTFVQLRSDYKSARLAKNFA; encoded by the exons ATGGTGTACATGAACTTGATTACGTCGATTTCTTTCCCTACTG CATTTAAAATGGCTTCAGCAGAGCTGTTTGAAGACCCTTTTGATCCCGATGAGTATGTTGAAAGACTTGCTTGGCGAACTCATGGTGGTGGAACCAAGGGTGGAGCACAAGGTTTTAATCCCCAG CAACTACATGATGAGTTTGTGGCACATATAGCAGAGTTACGGTCACTTGACAGTCGCATCCAGCGAAAAGTTGAACGGTTGGAAACCACTTTGCAGCGTGAAGCTCGCGCACATGCAGATAAAGTTACAGACTTGCAAAAGAGTAACCAAATGGCATTCACTCATTTTCAA tCATTAGAGGACCGAATTAACTATGTGGCAACAAAAGTAGTACATCTTGGTGATCAGCTTGAAGGTGTAAACACACCACGTGCTCATGCAGCAGAAGCATTGAAACTGATGAA ATACTTCGATGAATTTCTCACTGGCAAGTttacttctgaagttttcaaaaatcaatATAAAGTGCGTGAAGCAGCAGACATCGTACATAAGTTGCATCTTATTGCTCAAGAGCTTCCTTATGATAGATTCGCAGCT GTAAAGGGAAGGATTGTCTCTAAATATCACTCAATAGAACAAGAGCTGCTGAGTGAGTTTACTGAGGCCCATAAAAACAACGATATTGCAAAGATGAAAGATTTAGCATTGACTTTATCACATTTTAAAG GTTACCAGTATTGCATTGATGCTTTTATTGATGAGAGCATTTCAAATGCATTCTACAATCGCAACGAAATTTTTACAGAAATCACAACGTTGTGTGCAAAAGTTTATAAA GTCATTTTGGAAGTGTTTGCTGCACCAGAACAAGTTATGGGAAAGCTGGTTACCAGAATTTATCAATACAAATTAAGCGACCATGTCAATAGTAAACTTAAAGAGCATAGAAACACTGACCCTGAAAA GTATTTGCAACATTTATATCAACTGTATGGAAAGACAGTGGAGCTTGCAACCCCATTATCACAATATAAGTTGGGATCAGATTCAAATTTTCTCAACAAAATtaccaaaaacattttcaag ACTTACCTGGATTCTTACATTACTGTAGAAGAGAGCTTTCTGAAAGAGAAAGCCATGCTTATTTCACAAAGGTTTTATGACTCTAAAAATCACACCAAGAAACAATTACATTCAG GCATTCAAGATTTAAAGGCAGTAATAACTGACAAGACCAGCATACGTTTCGGTATTAGCAGCAGTTCTGATCAGAATACTGGAGAAACCTACCTTTCTCAAGAGCTGGCTATTAACTTGTTACAG GAAACAAAAATGGGCTTTAGGCGATGCAAAACACTCTCATCTGTATCTGATTTGCCAGGAAATGCATGTCGCATATTTCACCTCCTGCTGGATTACCTGTGCAAGCAGCACATAGAATATGCTATAGACCTTGGTCTTCTTGCAATTCCATCATCTGATCCTAAG AATGAACCTAACATATACTTTCTTGATGTTGTCCAACAAACCAACACCATCTTTCACCTGTTTGAAAAACAGTTTAGTGACACCTTGTTGCCACTTGTCAGTTCTTCACCAAGTTACAG TGATTGTTTacagaagaagaaaaaggttCGAGAGACGATGGAAGTTCAACTTGACACTGGTATTGAGAAGTGTCTCCAATCTGCGATAGGTTGGATGCGGCAAATTCTTCGAAGTACTCAAAGGAAATCTGACTTCACTACGGACCTACCTCCCCAACAACAATACACTAATGCTTGCCAAAAT gtatgtaaatattttaaaaaagtcatAGAGGCTATCCGTACTTCACTTGATGGAAATAATGTGGAGGCTGTGTTGAAGGAACTGGGGCGACACTTCCACAG GTTGATTTATGAACATCTGCAACAGTATTCTTTCACTTCAACTGGAGGGATGATGGCAATTTGTGATGTTAACGAATACAG GATATGTGCACTGCAactgaaaatttcttttgtttcttctTTGTTCGAAGTCTTGCATTCCCTTTGTAATCTTCTTGTTGTAGCACCAGAGAATCTGAAACAG GTTTGTTCTGGAGACCAACTGGCTAATCTTGACCGCACGGTTTTGCACACTTTTGTTCAACTTCGTTCTGATTATAAATCAGCAAGGCTTGCCAAGAATTTTGCTTGA
- the LOC143446800 gene encoding ubiquitin-fold modifier-conjugating enzyme 1 has protein sequence MVDDLTKKTLSNIPLLKTKAGPRDQNEWVNRLKEEYKALIAYVENNKENDNDWFRLESNKDGTRWFGKCWYIKDLRKYEFKVEFDIPITFPATAPEIALPELDGKTAKMYRGGKICLTDHFKPLWARNVPKFGIAHAMALGLGPWLAVEIPDLIDKGLVKHKDEKES, from the exons ATGGTTGACGATCTCACCAAGAAAACTCTATCAAATATTCCActtcttaaaacaaaagctggtCCTCGTGATCAGAACGAATGGGTAAATCGATTAAAGGAAGAATATAAAGCCTTAATTGCT TATGtggaaaacaacaaagaaaatgacAATGATTGGTTTCGTTTGGAATCGAATAAAGATGGCACACGCTGGTTTGGCAAATGTTGGTACATTAAAGATCTTCGCAAATATGAATTTAAGGTTGAATTTGAT ATTCCAATAACCTTTCCTGCAACTGCACCAGAAATTGCTCTTCCTGAATTAGAtggaaaaacagcaaaaatgtACAGGGGTGGTAAAATCTGCTTGACAGATCATTTTAAACCACTGTGGGCAAGAAATGTTCCAAAATTTGGTATTGCTCATGCAATGGCATTGGGA CTTGGACCATGGCTTGCCGTGGAGATCCCAGATTTAATTGACAAAGGGTTGGTTAAACACAAAGATGAAAAAGAATCTTAG
- the LOC143446631 gene encoding uncharacterized protein LOC143446631 isoform X3 yields the protein MSKTPRTPRAKSSGIRPLGAIHYNRGLHHVGTSPKANDPALLINQLQTNPTTVVNNGRDIAKEREYQLLRKLQLAKEYELYQTRKKAGIAQVKERKFKDQITSLEKLIAELRQEIKRKSEECQELQTTISKQAKDFDIRFMQCQDEHNQTKEILSIAQEEVKHGKKRLESTVETYEFKIKNIIDDYEKKLRDLQESKERELAEKDEKMKLLKQRMAESLGKNSQERQQQLEELKKDLIKQAQEARNLQQKLKHLQLKPPQCGNCAKLEDKLEEKQLQLRLKEKTITDLQGIGKKMQIQLHQQDVILQKWDERENRHC from the exons ATGTCGAAAACACCTAGAACTCCTCGTGCAAAAAGCAGTGGAATTAGGCCTTTGGGTGCAATTCATTACAATCGGGGTCTACATCATGTCGGTACCTCACCAAAAGC AAATGATCCAGCACTTCTCATAAATCAACTTCAAACTAATCCGACTACTGTAGTTAATAATGGACGAGATATTGCAAAGGAAAGAGAGTATCAG TTGTTACGAAAGCTCCAATTAGCAAAAGAATATGAGTTGtaccaaacaagaaaaaaagcaGGAATAGCTCAG gtgaaagaaagaaaatttaagGACCAAATTACTTCACTGGAAAAACTAATTGCAGAACTAcgacaagaaataaaaagaaagtCAGAAGAATGTCAAGAATTACAAACAACTATAAGCAAGCAA GCTAAAGATTTTGATATTCGCTTTATGCAATGCCAAGATGAACACAATCAAACCAAAGAAATACTAAGTATAGCTCAAGAAGAAGTCAAGCATGGAAAAAAACGATTGGAATCAACTGTTGAAACATAtgagtttaaaattaaaaacatcatAGATGAT TATGAAAAGAAATTACGTGATCTGCAAGAATCAAAAGAGAGAGAGCTTGCAGAGAAagatgaaaaaatgaaacttttgaAGCAGAGAATGGCAGAATCTTTGGGAAAAAATTCACA GGAAAGACAACAGCAACTAGAAGAACTTAAGAAGGACCTTATAAAGCAAGCACAAGAAGCAAGAAATCTTCAACAAAAACTCAAACATCTCCAGCTGAAACCACCACAG TGTGGTAACTGTGCGAAACTGGAAGATAAGCTTGAAGAGAAACAACTGCAATTAAgactaaaagaaaaaactaTAACTGATTTACAGGGCATTGggaagaaaatgcaaattcaGCTTCACCAGCAG GATGTGATACTGCAAAAATGGGACGAGCGTGAAAACAGACATTGCTGA
- the LOC143446632 gene encoding mitochondrial import inner membrane translocase subunit Tim10-like gives MDPQKAQQLAAELEVEMMADMYNRMTNSCHKKCVSSNYSQGTLEKGELVCIDRCVAKYLDIHEQIGKKLTQMSQTDEEMMGKMAQQPGIPQTSLQAP, from the exons ATGGATCCGCAAAAAGCACAACAACTTGCCGCTGAGCTGGAAGTGGAAATGATGGCCGACATGTACAACAG AATGACAAACAGCTGTCACAAGAAGTGTGTCAGCAGCAACTACAGTCAGGGTACATTGGAGAAAGGTGAACTTGTATGCATTGATCGATGTGTGGCAAAGTACTTAGATATTCATGAACAGATTGGAAAGAAACTTACGCAAATGTCACAAACTGACGAGGAAATGATGGGTAAAATGGCACAGCAGCCTGGAATACCGCAAACATCTCTGCAGGCTCCTTGA
- the LOC143445760 gene encoding uncharacterized protein LOC143445760, with protein sequence MDTVKEWLDWFVCINNPTIPEMWDQQPTFLLANLLYLLMAAMSLKFAVRHGWNSRYTYMWFAALFHGIVTEIVSYQFPDINNFWHSQTPLIFAGRRFPLYIVLFYPATITHAYIAVENLKLPGWVEPFAVGLFDVIIDFPYDIMGIKLLWWTWHDTDHNIADRHYWVPWTSYFFHMSFHSTFAALLNGSRYLLTGSADKKVASGGFVRESICVIITAMFSMAFAVIFQMLPIYHGLKDGFGFHTEVIMFIVFALYFGIVYWYDRDPPNEARGNVNTKMTLSRWFSNESAAVMTIYYIFFVILVVFAKPENERSYGMHEPIGPADEKVELYAISGAVYVKQKYLDPLNYDEGYFDFRCSEIGGFKGTPNLTAHPELIGTDWYTVCGTPYENHAEYIAVVWAFCVLGLYSFFNAFARSAGPKKPKGKPKRKRE encoded by the exons ATGGATACTGTGAAAGAATGGCTTGATTGGTTTGTTTGTATCAACAATCCTACTATTCCAGAAATGTGGGACCAACAGCCTACATTTCTATTAGCTAATTTATTGTATCTTCTGATGGCTGCAATGTCACTTAAATTTGCAGTGCGCCATGGATGGAACAGTCG CTATACATATATGTGGTTTGCTGCGCTCTTCCATGGGATTGTCACGGAAATTGTTTCCTACCAGTTTCCTGATATAAACAACTTTTGGCATAGTCAAACTCCACTGATATTTGCTGGACGAAGATTTCCGCTTTATATTGTACTTTTTTATCCTGCTACT ATTACTCATGCTTACATTGCTGTTGAAAACCTGAAACTTCCTGGGTGGGTGGAACCATTTGCAGTTGGACTTTTTGATGTTATCATTGACTTTCCATATGACATCATGGGTATTAAG CTGCTGTGGTGGACCTGGCATGACACTGACCACAACATTGCTGACAGGCACTATTGGGTGCCTTGGACGAGCTATTTCTTCCATATGAGTTTCCACAG CACATTTGCAGCCTTGCTGAATGGTTCGAGGTACCTGCTGACTGGCAGTGCTGACAAGAAGGTTGCATCCGGTGGTTTTGTTCGAGAATCAATTTGCGTTATAATCACCGCAATGTTTTCCATGGCCTTTGCTGTTATTTTCCAAATGCTTCCAATTTATCACGGGCTCAAGGATGGCTTTGGCTTTCATACCGAAGTGATCATGTTTATCGTTTTTGCGCTGTATTTTGGGATAGTCTACTGGTATGACAGGGATCCACCCAATGAG GCCAGAGGAAACGTCAACACCAAGATGACTTTGTCTCGTTGGTTCAGTAACGAAAGCGCTGCAGTGATGACGATTTACTACATATTCTTCGTCATTCTTGTGGTGTTTGCCAAACCTGAGAATGAACGATCGTACGGTATGCATGAACCGATTGGACCCGCCGACGAGAAAGTGGAACTTTACGCTATTTCCGGAGCGGTTTACGTGAAGCAGAAATATTTAGACCCTCTAAATTACGATGAAGGTTATTTCGATTTTCGGTGTAGTGAAATAGGCGGGTTCAAAGGTACCCCTAACCTGACTGCCCACCCGGAGCTGATAGGTACTGATTGGTATACTGTTTGTGGCACTCCTTATGAAAATCATGCTGAGTACATAGCAGTAGTATGGGCGTTTTGTGTTCTTGGCCTATATTCCTTCTTTAACGCTTTTGCCAGATCTGCTGGTCCAAAAAAGCCGAAAGGTAAGcctaaaagaaaaagagaatGA
- the LOC143446801 gene encoding cytochrome c oxidase assembly factor 5-like, protein MSSFQLESEPDDVPIDTNRACWRLRHDLKKCMYESDCIQKDKRPIRECFLDPAANVPEACRNLQYTYQQCRRSMLDMRTRFRGRKGDNG, encoded by the coding sequence ATGTCATCATTTCAACTTGAGTCAGAACCAGATGATGTACCAATTGACACAAATCGAGCCTGTTGGAGACTTCGTCATGATTTAAAGAAATGCATGTACGAAAGTGATTGTATTCAAAAGGACAAGAGACCTATTCGTGAGTGCTTTCTAGATCCTGCTGCCAATGTTCCGGAAGCTTGCCGTAACCTTCAGTACACTTACCAGCAGTGCAGAAGATCCATGCTTGATATGAGAACAAGATTCAGAGGCCGAAAAGGTGATAATGGTTAG